The genomic stretch ATGATTTTTCGGAGAGCATCAAAAAGCAAACTAATATCTGTGGGAAAATGAACATTTGTCGGCACTGGAAAAGAATCACATTTTGCATGAATATCTTCATCTTTATCTGCACCGGCAACTTGACGCCCGAATTCTACAACGACCTTATTGATGCGATCAAGTATGTCTGGCGTGAATAACATCAGATTATCTTTAAGTGTTTGCAAAGGATATTGTTTATCATCAAAAATCGAGTGACCTAACATTTGTCTGATAGATTGGTGCTGATTTGCTAATTC from Candidatus Cloacimonadota bacterium encodes the following:
- a CDS encoding ISNCY family transposase — its product is MRKCIEEQLRIGEVDIEDIQLDMRSRDEIPKILYGLIEIYKNEEMREKIFAILKEVIPSHISQITGRPGISFWQIFVLGNIRLTCNIDYDKLQELANQHQSIRQMLGHSIFDDKQYPLQTLKDNLMLFTPDILDRINKVVVEFGRQVAGADKDEDIHAKCDSFPVPTNVHFPTDISLLFDALRKI